The following nucleotide sequence is from Lacinutrix sp. Hel_I_90.
TATTGGATGTAGTGATAACCATTACAGACGTACTATCGCATATAAATCGGTTCTTTTTGATTTACATTTTTTCAAAACCAATCGTGGCTACGGCTAACCTAGTATTTTTTACTAAATTTGTTTATTGAACTTAAGCTTTAAAGGATATAAAACATCAAACCTACTTTAATAGCGTTAACTTCTATCGTTTCTGTATTTACTTTCGCTTGGCTTTTAAAGATTGCATTCAAACCATAATAGACATAAAAATTCCACGTGTTATAGCCAGCACTAATAGAAGCGCCATACTGTAATGAATTCAAGGCATTAATGTTCGACAACTTAACATTCTCGGGCGTACCTTCAAACTTACTACTACTAGCAAAGACATACCCAATTCGTAATCCAGTATAAATGCGCCAAAATTTATATTCTGAAGGTGTAGAGGTTCTCCATCGGTATTCAATTGGTAGTTCTAACATATACATTGAGAACTTATTTTTTGAAAACTTAATATCACCGTCATCTATCATTTGAAAGTCTTCAATTTTATCTTCAGACTCACTAATTAAAAGATTTTGATTAAAGGAATTAAAAGACAAGCCTAAACCAACCCCTATTGCGTTATTTCTTCTTTCGTTAAAAGGCATGTCTTTAATAAAACCAAAGTGAAACCCGCTTGAAAATCCATTTTGAGATAGCCCAGAAGGCTTTTTTCCTAAGAGGTTATAGGTAACCCCAATATAAAATTGATCTTCTTTATACAACGAATCTACAGCCTTATCATTTATTAAATTCGTTTCTTGTGCCATAAGGTT
It contains:
- a CDS encoding porin family protein, with protein sequence MAQETNLINDKAVDSLYKEDQFYIGVTYNLLGKKPSGLSQNGFSSGFHFGFIKDMPFNERRNNAIGVGLGLSFNSFNQNLLISESEDKIEDFQMIDDGDIKFSKNKFSMYMLELPIEYRWRTSTPSEYKFWRIYTGLRIGYVFASSSKFEGTPENVKLSNINALNSLQYGASISAGYNTWNFYVYYGLNAIFKSQAKVNTETIEVNAIKVGLMFYIL